In a single window of the Pongo abelii isolate AG06213 chromosome 1, NHGRI_mPonAbe1-v2.0_pri, whole genome shotgun sequence genome:
- the GPR37L1 gene encoding G-protein coupled receptor 37-like 1, which produces MRWLWPLAVSLAVILAVGLSRVSGGAPLHLGRHRAETQEQQSRSKRGTEDEEAKGVQQYVPEEWAEYPRPIHPAGLQPTKPLVATSPNPDKDGGTPDSGQELRGNLTGAPGQRLQIQNPLYPVTESSYSAYAIMLLALVVFAVGIVGNLSVMCIVWHSYYLKSAWNSILASLALWDFLVLFFCLPIVIFNEITKQRLLGDVSCRAVPFMEVSSLGVTTFSLCALGIDRFHVATSTLPKVRPIERCQSILAKLAVIWVGSMTLAVPELLLWQLAQEPTPTMGTLDSCIMKPSASLPESLYSLVMTYQNARMWWYFGCYFCLPILFTVTCQLVTWRVRGPPGRKSECRASKHEQCESQLNSTVVGLTVVYAFCTLPENVCNIVVAYLSTELTRQTLDLLGLINQFSTFFKGAITPVLLLCICRPLGQAFLDCCCCCCCEECGGASEASAANGSDNKLKTEVSSSIYFHKPRESPPLLPLGTPC; this is translated from the exons ATGCGGTGGCTGTGGCCCCTGGCTGTCTCTCTTGCTGTGATTTTGGCTGTGGGGCTAAGCAGGGTCTCTGGGGGTGCCCCCCTGCACCTGGGCAGGCACAGAGCTGAGACCCAGGAGCAGCAGAGCCGATCCAAGAGGGGCACCGAGGATGAGGAGGCCAAGGGCGTGCAGCAGTATGTGCCTGAGGAGTGGGCGGAGTACCCCCGGCCCATTCACCCTGCTGGCCTGCAGCCCACCAAGCCCTTGGTGGCCACCAGCCCTAACCCCGACAAGGATGGGGGCACCCCAGACAGCGGGCAGGAACTGAGGGGCAATCTGACGGGGGCAccggggcagaggctgcagatcCAGAACCCCCTGTATCCGGTGACCGAGAGCTCCTACAGTGCCTATGCCATCATGCTTCTGGCGCTGGTGGTGTTTGCGGTGGGCATCGTGGGCAACCTGTCGGTCATGTGCATCGTGTGGCACAGCTACTATCTGAAGAGCGCCTGGAACTCCATCCTTGCCAGCCTGGCCCTCTGGGATTTTCTGGTCCTCTTTTTCTGCCTCCCTATTGTCATCTTCAACGAGATCACCAAGCAGAGGCTACTGGGTGACGTTTCTTGTCGGGCCGTGCCCTTCATGGAG GTCTCCTCTCTGGGAGTCACAACTTTCAGCCTCTGTGCCCTGGGCATTGACCGCTTCCACGTGGCCACCAGCACCCTGCCCAAGGTGAGGCCCATCGAGCGGTGCCAATCCATCCTGGCCAAGCTGGCTGTCATCTGGGTGGGCTCCATGACGCTGGCTGTGCCTGAGCTCCTGCTGTGGCAGCTGGCACAGGAGCCCACCCCCACCATGGGCACCCTGGACTCGTGCATCATGAAACCCTCAGCCAGCCTGCCCGAGTCCCTATACTCACTGGTGATGACCTACCAGAACGCCCGCATGTGGTGGTACTTTGGCTGCTACTTCTGCCTGCCCATCCTCTTCACGGTCACCTGCCAGCTGGTGACGTGGCGGGTGCGAGGCCCTCCGGGGAGGAAGTCAGAATGCAGGGCCAGCAAGCACGAGCAGTGTGAGAGCCAGCTCAATAGCACCGTGGTGGGCCTGACCGTGGTCTACGCCTTCTGCACCCTCCCAGAGAACGTCTGCAACATCGTGGTGGCCTACCTCTCCACCGAGCTGACCCGCCAGACCCTGGACCTCCTGGGCCTCATCAACCAGTTCTCTACTTTCTTCAAGGGCGCCATCACCCCGGTGCTGCTCCTATGCATCTGCAGGCCGCTGGGCCAGGCCTTCCTggactgctgctgctgctgctgctgcgagGAGTGCGGCGGGGCTTCGGAGGCTTCCGCTGCCAATGGGTCGGACAACAAGCTCAAGACCGAGGTGTCCTCTTCCATCTACTTCCACAAGCCCAGGGAgtcacccccactcctgcccctgGGCACACCTTGCTGA
- the LOC100454845 gene encoding large ribosomal subunit protein eL32-like: protein MATLRPLVKPKIVKKRTKKFIWHQSDRYVKIKRNWQKPRGIDNRVRRIFKSQILMSNIGYGSNKKTKHMLPSGFRKFLVHNVKELEVLLMCNKSYCAEIAHNVSSKNRKAIVERAAQLAIRVTNPNARLCSEENE from the coding sequence ATGGCCACCCTCAGACCCCTTGTGAAGCCCAAGATCGTCAAAAAGAGAACCAAGAAGTTCATCTGGCACCAGTCAGACCGATATGTCAAAATTAAGCGTAACTGGCAGAAACCCAGAGGCATTGACAACAGGGTTCGTAGAATATTCAAGAGCCAGATCTTGATGTCCAACATTGGTTATGgaagcaacaaaaaaacaaagcacatgCTGCCCAGTGGCTTCCGGAAGTTCCTGGTCCACAACGTCAAGGAGCTGGAAGTGCTGCTGATGTGCAACAAATCTTACTGTGCCGAGATCGCTCACAATGTTTCCTCCAAGAACCGCAAAGCCATCGTGGAAAGAGCTGCCCAACTGGCCATCAGAGTCACCAACCCCAATGCCAGGCTGTGCAGCGAAGAAAATGAGTAG